From a region of the Tachysurus fulvidraco isolate hzauxx_2018 chromosome 5, HZAU_PFXX_2.0, whole genome shotgun sequence genome:
- the st6gal2b gene encoding beta-galactoside alpha-2,6-sialyltransferase 2b, with amino-acid sequence MMAFIHNFKRGLNPELSLAWQYRMKKKKHQNLLFVGVVAWVLLSFVFFWQNTYSDMIVVRLSVLLSSTQGSMRLITASHVENNISAEQLNDKYRRHGRNFQPPVIQQNWSLDESWVDKVVRGLWMGWATSDMLSLRLQKAKKKYTAINLYKVNYKRHLKEQRDKKKLLCQLKQQEPLRTLNGSEEPFASLGWQKLVPHQPLEQTIRGPYRTCAVVCSAGAILNSSLGLEIDSHDAVLRFNAAPTEGYENDVGSKTTIRIINSQIMADPQYMFAYSPLYRNITLVAWDPGPYSGNLEKWFKSPDHDLFTAYIEHRMRSPSQPFYILHPDFLWNLWDILQSNTEETVHPNPPSSGFIGIFLMMSICKTVDIYEFIPSKKHTTLCHYYEQYHDFACTLGAYHPLFYEKLLVRRMTTVSLDELMKKGKVTVPGFSQITCSGQNKV; translated from the exons ATGATGGCATTCATCCACAACTTCAAAAGAG GATTGAACCCCGAGCTGAGCCTAGCTTGGCAGTacaggatgaagaagaagaaacatcaGAATCTGTTATTTGTGGGTGTAGTAGCCTGGGTGTTGCtatcctttgtttttttctggcaAAACACCTACTCTGACATGATCGTCGTCCGCTTGTCTGTACTGCTAAGTTCCACCCAGGGCAGCATGAGGCTCATCACTGCTTCCCATGTGGAAAACAACATCAGTGCTGAACAGCTGAATGACAAATATCGCCGTCATGGCAGAAATTTCCAACCTCCTGTAATTCAACAGAATTGGAGTTTAGATGAGTCCTGGGTAGATAAAGTGGTAAGAGGACTGTGGATGGGCTGGGCAACTTCTGACATGCTGAGTTTGCGGCTTCAGAAAGCCAAGAAGAAATATACTGCTATCAATCTGTACAAGGTGAATTATAAAAGACACTTGAAGGAGCAGAGGGACAAGAAGAAGCTCCTGTGCCAGCTAAAGCAGCAGGAACCGCTCCGTACTCTGAATGGGTCGGAGGAGCCCTTCGCCAGCCTAGGGTGGCAGAAACTGGTGCCCCACCAACCTCTGGAGCAGACCATTAGAGGCCCCTACAGGACATGCGCTGTGGTTTGCTCTGCTGGTGCCATTCTCAACTCATCCCTGGGTCTTGAGATTG ATTCTCATGATGCAGTGCTTCGGTTCAATGCTGCTCCAACTGAGGGCTATGAGAACGATGTGGGCAGCAAGACCACCATTCGCATCATCAACTCTCAG ATTATGGCTGATCCACAGTATATGTTTGCCTACAGTCCTCTGTACAGGAATATTACACTTGTTGCATGGGATCCTGGTCCATATTCTGGCAACCTTGAAAAG TGGTTCAAGAGCCCAGATCATGACCTGTTCACAGCATATATTGAACACAGGATGAGATCTCCATCACAGCCCTTCTACATCCTGCACCCAGACTTCCTCTGGAACCTGTGGGACATTCTTCAGAGCAACACAGAAGAGACCGTCCATCCCAATCCACCCTCATCAGGGTTTATAG gtATCTTTCTGATGATGAGCATTTGTAAGACTGTTGATATCTACGAGTTCATCCCatctaaaaaacacacaactctgTGCCACTACTATGAGCAGTACCATGACTTTGCCTGCACACTGGGAGCATATCACCCACTGTTTTATGAGAAGCTCCTCGTCAGAAGAATGACCACTGTCTCTTTGGACGAACTTATGAAAAAGGGCAAGGTCACTGTCCCAGGGTTTAGTCAGATCACCTGCTCAGGgcaaaataaagtataa
- the otos2 gene encoding otospiralin-like — translation MPRFSLAMCVLVLGLFCLSGAEESQEESREKRDVPNWALTSSDFFGWIEELRNHAGYDKIDELARTFWAHFPSASRLGYDSPAPEE, via the exons ATGCCTCGCTTCTCGCTAGccatgtgtgtgcttgtgctcGGGCTCTTCTGCCTGTCGG GTGCTGAAGAGAGCCAAG AAGAGTCCAGAGAAAAGCGGGATGTACCAAACTGGGCTCTGACCTCCTCTGACTTTTTCGGCTGGATCGAAGAGCTGCGCAATCACGCTGGCTATGATAAAATCGATGAGCTGGCCAGAACCTTCTGGGCTCATTTCCCCTCGGCTAGTCGTCTGGGCTATGATTCCCCAGCTCCTGAAGAATGA
- the lrrfip1b gene encoding leucine-rich repeat flightless-interacting protein 2 isoform X8 — protein sequence MSVGSRGSLRPTDYGGVLGSGSRASSRASSARASPVVEERSDFQEKGSRTASTLSAATLASLGGGFSRRGSCDTSISVDTEASMREIKDSLAEAEEKYRKAMVSNAQLDNEKSNLMYQVDTLRDTLMELEELLYEARRECDEKTKECDRERHAHNVLQFQFNEMKETLKQSEELLKDAQQLRSKQQSYISEITDLQETLEWKEKKMRALERQKEYSDLIQDERDALRDEVFRLRDALKKHGISLGSEVTTNGETGINMTNGPERVESAQNTPAMSADSILERSPEDQVPEMNITSYMEEMSKINAEVKRAEDMDSGSRASCSVVKIPKDRRVAKTNEGAQLVCVANVPDENKKMEKPWMEEKTRATEVPERPLTQNLNEALAPYQFITTYDQLNPTTSLSNQADEETLEKMQLPGTTKSYQDPRKTISSIDVEMSSTTRGDLSSSSEQDSEAMLELESGDVQSCLFTIPVEEKGIASFLDSCQEASVFDFEVISLHGTDESRVEHQDETTRPGDNTMHNRMRLRNKRGQDCSVS from the exons CCTACGGACTATGGGGGGGTTTTGGGCTCCGGTTCCAGAGCCTCGTCACGGGCCAGCTCAGCTCGTGCCAGCCCAGTG GTGGAAGAAAGGTCAGACTTCCAGGAAAAG GGATCAAGGACAGCATCTACTCTCTCTGCTGCAACTTTGGCCTCACTAGGTGGCGGCTTTTCTCGGAGAGGGAGCTGTGATACCTCCATATCTGTTGACACAGAAGCCTCCATGCGAGAGATAAAG GACTCTCTGGCTGAAGCTGAGGAGAAATACCGGAAGGCCATGGTGTCCAATGCTCAGCTGGATAATGAGAAGTCCAACTTGATGTACCAGGTGGACACACTGCGAGACACGCTGATGGAGCTGGAGGAGCTGCTATACGAGGCACGCAGGGAGTGTGACGAGAAAACAAAG GAGTGTGATCGAGAGCGGCATGCTCACAATGTCCTGCAGTTCCAGTTCAACGAAATGAAAGAGACGTTAAAACAGAGTGAGGAATTACTAAAG GATGCACAACAGTTGCGCTCAAAGCAACAGAGCTATATTAGCGAGATCACTGATCTACAGGAAACTCTGGaatggaaggagaaaaaaatgagg GCCTTAGAGAGGCAGAAGGAATATTCAGACTTAATCCAAGATGAACGTGATGCACTGAGGGATGAGGTTTTCCGGCTCAGGGATGCTCTTAAG AAACATGGCATATCCCTTGGATCTGAGGTGACAACAAATGGCGAGACAGGGATCAACATGACTAATGGACCTGAACGTGTGGAATCGGCTCAAAACACACCAGCTATGAGTGCCGACAGTATTTTAG AGAGATCTCCAGAGGACCAAGTGCCTGAAATGAACATCACATCATACATGGAAGAAATGTCCAAGATTAATGCAGAAGTAAAAAGAGCTGAAGATATGGATTCAGGGTCAAGAGCATCATGCAGTGTTGTAAAAATCCCAAAGGACCGCAGAGTTGCTAAAACAAATGAAGGGGCTCAGTTAGTTTGTGTTGCAAATGTACCAGATGAAAACAAGAAGATGGAAAAACCTTGGATGGAGGAGAAGACAAGAGCCACAGAAGTCCCAGAAAGACCTTTGACTCAAAATCTAAATGAAGCACTTGCACCATATCAGTTTATTACAACTTATGATCAGCTCAATCCTACAACTAGTCTTTCAAACCAAGCAGATGAAGAAACATTGGAGAAAATGCAGCTACCTGGAACCACTAAAAGTTATCAAGATCCCAGAAAAACAATTTCCAGCATAGACGTAGAGATGTCCAGCACCACAAGAGGAGATCTTTCTTCAAGCAGTGAGCAGGACTCTGAAGCAATGTTGGAACTTGAATCAGGGGATGTTCAAAGTTGCTTGTTTACCATCCCTGTGGAAGAGAAAGGCATTGCTTCATTTTTAGACAGTTGCCAGGAAGCTTCTGTGTTTGACTTTGAAGTCATAAGTCTACATGGAACAGATGAGTCCAGAGTTGAGCATCAGGATGAGACAACCCGTCCAGGAGACAACACCATGCACAACAGGATGAGGCTTAGGAACAAGAGAGGACAGGATTGTAGTGTGTCctaa
- the ecrg4b gene encoding augurin-B, producing the protein MKLYSVCIKALFFLTFLILCNSSGGSTLSKILKKRNARSRSVDELVVPQVKAKEFLSAPRRPRRNLWDRSRPDVQQWIQQFMQMGYDEARLETDLAYWMDHAKANDQGRQHHYDENAAMGPRDASAFRHGANVNYDYY; encoded by the exons ATGAAGCTCTACAGTGTTTGTATAAAAGCTCTGTTCTTCCTCACCTTCCTCATCCTTTGCAACAGCTCAG GTGGAAGTACCCTGAGCAAGATCTTGAAGAAAAGAAATG CCCGGAGCAGATCTGTCGACGAACTTGTGGTCCCTCAGGTGAAAGCTAAGGAATTCCTGTCAGCTCCACGGAGACCTCGGAGAAACCTATGGGACCGCAGCCGTCCAGATGTGCAACAGTGGATCCAGCAGTTCATGCAAATGGGCTATGACGAGGCG AGACTTGAGACGGATCTTGCTTACTGGATGGACCATGCCAAAGCTAACGATCAGGGACGGCAGCATCACTATGATGAGAACGCTGCAATGGGTCCCCGGGATGCCAGTGCCTTTAGACATGGAGCCAATGTCaactatgattattattaa